One region of Trueperaceae bacterium genomic DNA includes:
- a CDS encoding pyruvate, phosphate dikinase — MNKKWVYQFSEVGEAERLAGSWDGAKALLGGKGANLGDMTRLGVPVPSGFTVTTEACNAYLAEGGRFPEGMWEQELAALARMEAETGKRFGDPQTPLLLSCRSGAKFSMPGMMDTILNLGLNDEVASGLIALTADPRFVYDSYRRLVQMFGSVVLGVADEVFEAVITARRKAAGVEVDAELSAEDWREVTRKFKEIVRTFTGSPFPEEPIEQLKLATEAVFRSWNGKRAVDYRNAAGIRHDLGTAVNIQAMVFGNMGDDCATGVAMSRNATTGEDHLEGDFLVNAQGEDVVAGIRVTQPLHELEEIMPEAYAEFAAIAERLERHYRNMQDMEFTIEHGKLWVLQTRDGKRTAQAEVRIAVDMVREGLIDERTAVSRVKPEQVDYFLHPQFDVAARKEARRLAGGLNVSPGAAVGMVAFDADTAERWAKDGRDVIMVRPETKPDDVHGMLAARGILTSSGGRTSHAALVARQFGKPAVVGVAAMAIDLERREVSVDDLVMREGEVISIDGTTGDVFLGALPTVVPDIDNPYLTELLAWADKIRTLGVRANADYPADAERARKYGAEGVGLARTEHMFFEADRLGIVQRMIMARTPSERAEALEALLPLQRRDFEGLFRAMDGLPVIVRLLDPPLHEFLPAHDDLMADLADLKMRLQHFHTLAEMDGALTVIRQKQDHLARVTELREANPMLGTRGVRLGILIPEVTRMQVRAIFEAACAVKRDGGDVRPEVMIPLVSHVNELRSQKRALEEEAKLVMEEQGVTVDYHFGTMIEVPRAVLVADELAKEAQFFSFGTNDLTQTAFGVSRDDAEKGFLMHYLEHGILEENPFATIDEAGVGRLIEQGTRLGREARPELEVGICGEHGGDPASIYLCHKYGLDYVSCSPFRVPIARLAAAHAALKHEAKNGAGARPHVGEVVTA, encoded by the coding sequence ATGAACAAGAAGTGGGTCTACCAGTTCTCCGAGGTCGGTGAGGCCGAACGGCTGGCCGGCAGCTGGGACGGCGCCAAGGCCCTGCTGGGCGGCAAGGGGGCCAACCTCGGCGACATGACGCGCCTGGGCGTGCCGGTGCCGTCCGGCTTCACCGTGACCACGGAGGCGTGCAACGCCTACCTCGCCGAGGGCGGCCGGTTCCCGGAGGGGATGTGGGAGCAGGAACTCGCGGCCCTGGCGCGAATGGAGGCCGAGACGGGCAAGCGCTTCGGCGACCCACAGACGCCGCTCCTCCTCTCGTGCCGCTCGGGCGCGAAGTTCTCCATGCCGGGGATGATGGACACCATCCTCAACCTCGGCCTGAACGACGAGGTGGCCAGCGGCCTCATCGCCCTCACCGCCGACCCGCGCTTCGTCTACGACTCGTACAGGCGCCTCGTGCAGATGTTCGGCAGCGTCGTCCTTGGCGTGGCCGACGAGGTGTTCGAGGCCGTCATCACGGCGCGCCGCAAGGCGGCCGGGGTCGAGGTCGACGCCGAACTGAGCGCCGAGGACTGGCGCGAGGTCACCCGCAAGTTCAAGGAGATCGTCCGCACCTTCACGGGCAGCCCGTTCCCCGAGGAGCCCATCGAGCAGCTCAAGTTGGCCACCGAGGCCGTGTTCCGGTCGTGGAACGGAAAGCGCGCTGTGGATTACCGCAACGCGGCCGGCATCAGGCACGACCTCGGCACCGCCGTGAACATCCAGGCCATGGTGTTCGGCAACATGGGCGACGACTGCGCCACCGGCGTGGCCATGAGCCGCAACGCCACCACCGGCGAGGATCACCTCGAGGGCGACTTCCTCGTCAACGCGCAGGGCGAGGACGTGGTGGCCGGCATAAGGGTCACGCAGCCCCTCCACGAGCTGGAAGAGATAATGCCCGAGGCGTACGCCGAGTTCGCGGCCATCGCCGAGAGGCTCGAGCGCCACTACCGCAACATGCAGGACATGGAGTTCACCATCGAGCACGGCAAGCTCTGGGTGCTCCAGACGCGCGACGGCAAGCGCACGGCGCAGGCCGAGGTCCGCATCGCCGTCGACATGGTGCGCGAGGGCCTGATCGACGAGCGCACGGCCGTTAGCCGCGTGAAGCCCGAGCAGGTGGACTACTTCCTCCACCCGCAGTTCGACGTGGCGGCCCGCAAGGAGGCCCGCCGCCTGGCCGGCGGCCTCAACGTGTCGCCCGGCGCGGCCGTGGGGATGGTCGCCTTCGACGCCGACACGGCCGAGCGTTGGGCCAAGGACGGCCGCGACGTCATCATGGTGCGACCCGAGACGAAACCGGACGACGTGCACGGCATGCTCGCCGCGCGCGGCATCCTGACCAGCTCGGGCGGCCGCACCAGCCACGCCGCTCTGGTGGCGCGGCAGTTCGGCAAGCCCGCGGTGGTGGGCGTGGCCGCGATGGCCATCGACCTCGAGCGCCGCGAGGTGAGCGTCGACGACCTCGTCATGCGCGAGGGTGAGGTCATCTCCATCGACGGCACCACCGGCGACGTCTTCCTCGGTGCCCTGCCCACGGTGGTCCCCGACATCGACAACCCCTACCTCACCGAGCTCCTCGCCTGGGCCGACAAGATCCGCACCCTGGGCGTGCGCGCCAACGCCGACTACCCCGCCGACGCGGAGCGCGCCCGCAAGTACGGCGCCGAGGGCGTGGGCCTGGCCCGCACCGAGCACATGTTCTTCGAGGCCGACAGGCTGGGCATCGTGCAGCGCATGATCATGGCCCGGACGCCCAGCGAACGCGCCGAGGCGCTCGAGGCGCTCCTGCCGCTCCAGCGCCGCGACTTCGAGGGGCTCTTCCGCGCCATGGACGGACTGCCCGTCATCGTGCGGCTCCTCGACCCGCCCCTCCACGAGTTCCTGCCCGCCCACGACGACCTCATGGCCGACCTGGCCGACCTCAAGATGCGCCTGCAGCACTTCCACACCCTCGCCGAGATGGACGGCGCGCTCACCGTCATCCGGCAGAAGCAGGACCACCTGGCGCGCGTGACCGAGCTGCGCGAGGCCAACCCCATGCTGGGCACGCGCGGCGTGCGGCTGGGGATCCTCATCCCCGAGGTGACCCGAATGCAGGTGCGCGCCATCTTCGAGGCGGCGTGCGCCGTCAAGCGCGACGGCGGCGACGTGCGGCCCGAGGTGATGATCCCGCTCGTCTCGCACGTGAACGAGCTGAGGAGCCAGAAGCGCGCCCTCGAGGAAGAGGCCAAGCTGGTCATGGAGGAGCAGGGCGTGACGGTGGACTACCACTTCGGCACCATGATCGAGGTGCCGCGCGCCGTCCTCGTGGCCGACGAACTCGCCAAGGAGGCTCAGTTCTTCAGCTTCGGCACCAACGACCTCACGCAGACCGCCTTCGGCGTGAGCCGCGACGACGCCGAGAAGGGCTTCCTGATGCACTACCTCGAGCACGGCATCCTCGAGGAGAACCCGTTCGCCACCATCGACGAGGCGGGCGTGGGCCGGCTCATCGAGCAGGGCACGCGGCTCGGGCGCGAGGCGAGGCCCGAGCTGGAGGTCGGCATCTGCGGCGAGCACGGCGGCGACCCGGCGTCCATCTACCTGTGCCACAAGTACGGCCTCGACTACGTGAGCTGCTCGCCCTTCCGCGTGCCCATCGCGCGGCTGGCGGCGGCGCACGCGGCGCTCAAGCACGAGGCGAAGAACGGCGCCGGTGCGCGCCCGCACGTCGGTGAGGTCGTGACGGCCTGA